A window of Mucilaginibacter paludis DSM 18603 contains these coding sequences:
- a CDS encoding efflux RND transporter permease subunit — protein sequence MKEGFAGNIAKAFIQSKLTILLMIAFLLIGGYSTFLIPREEEPQIQVPMADIFIGYPGASPKDVETKVAAPLEKMISNIKGVEYVYSTSMQGQAMVIVQFNVGEDVERSLVKLYSELMKNMDKMPQGVTLPMIKTRAIDDVPVLGLTLWSDKYDDYQLKQIGQELANEVKKINDVSDVNLIGGRNREVKVILDKSKMADNHVDFLSLNKQIQGSNMQLPGGTLLKQDTAFSVETGNFLTSSDDVGNLVVGVNQQQPVYLKQIAKVEEGAETPNQYVLFGYGKADAANAPVFKSNYPAITLSIAKKKGADAMKLSEQILGKVEHLKKALLPDGVHLTVTRNYGESASDKVGELLLHLFIAILVVTVFVMLAMGWRGGLVVFLSVPVTFALTLFAYYFMHYTLNRITLFALVFITGIVVDDSIIIAENMHRHFKMKKLPPLQAAIYAINEVGNPTILATFTVIAAVLPMAFVSGMMGPYMSPMPIGASIAMILSLVVALTLTPYLGYIFLREKENRGIAHQKSKPKLLEETRIYKLYRSSIQPLLESRWKRWAFILGTVVILFGSLSMFYTKAVAVKMLPFDNKNEFQVVIDMPEGTTLEKTQAVAKDIGSYISGQALVRNYETYIGTSAPISFNGLVRHYDLRRGDNVADIQVNLVDKKDRSIQSHGIAKQMRAPIQAIAKKYNANVKIVEVPPGPPVLSTLVAEVYGPDYKQKINVARQVKSLINKTADVVDVDWTVEDDQPEYHIEVDKEKAMRYGIATAQIAATVNAALSGMPAGNIAQPAAYSQTAIKLQLSDADKSSIDDVLSLKVMGMQGNAVPVKDLVTIRRQIKPKSIYRKNQKEVVYVLGDMAGELESPSYAISDVSDHLKAVTVPKGFSLKEEYTHQPELEDNYSLKWDGEWQITFEVFRDLGIAFAVVIIMIYILIVGWFQNFTVPLVMLAAIPLSLIGIVLGHWVLHAYFTATSMIGFIALAGVMVRNSILLIDFINIRLTEGIPLKQAIIEAGAVRTTPILLTAGAVALGAVIILFDPIFQGLAISLMGGTITSTFLTLIVVPLLYFKMMRKTE from the coding sequence ATGAAAGAAGGATTTGCAGGAAATATAGCTAAAGCATTTATACAGTCTAAATTAACGATACTGTTGATGATTGCTTTTTTGCTCATCGGCGGGTACAGTACGTTTTTGATTCCGCGCGAGGAGGAACCGCAGATACAGGTACCCATGGCCGATATTTTTATCGGCTATCCGGGCGCATCGCCAAAAGATGTGGAGACTAAGGTAGCTGCGCCTCTCGAAAAAATGATCTCCAATATTAAGGGTGTGGAATATGTTTATTCTACCTCCATGCAGGGGCAGGCCATGGTAATTGTTCAGTTTAACGTTGGCGAAGACGTGGAGCGCTCGTTGGTGAAACTGTACAGCGAACTAATGAAGAATATGGATAAAATGCCGCAAGGCGTTACCCTGCCCATGATCAAAACCAGGGCCATTGATGATGTACCGGTGTTGGGATTAACCCTTTGGAGTGATAAGTACGACGATTACCAGCTGAAACAGATAGGCCAGGAATTAGCCAACGAAGTTAAAAAGATCAACGATGTATCGGATGTCAATTTGATAGGCGGCCGCAACCGCGAGGTAAAAGTAATATTGGATAAAAGTAAAATGGCAGATAACCATGTGGACTTTTTATCGCTGAATAAACAAATACAAGGCAGCAATATGCAATTGCCCGGCGGTACGCTACTAAAGCAAGATACTGCATTTTCTGTAGAGACAGGCAACTTTCTTACCTCTTCTGACGATGTAGGCAACCTGGTTGTAGGCGTTAACCAGCAACAGCCGGTTTACCTGAAACAAATTGCGAAGGTTGAGGAAGGGGCCGAAACCCCTAATCAATATGTACTATTCGGTTATGGAAAGGCCGATGCTGCTAATGCACCAGTTTTCAAATCCAATTACCCGGCTATTACACTTTCCATTGCCAAAAAGAAAGGCGCGGACGCGATGAAACTGTCCGAACAAATTCTGGGTAAAGTTGAGCATTTGAAGAAGGCCCTGCTGCCCGATGGTGTGCATTTAACGGTTACCCGTAATTACGGCGAAAGCGCTTCGGACAAGGTAGGCGAATTGCTGCTCCACCTGTTTATCGCCATTTTGGTTGTAACCGTATTTGTAATGCTGGCTATGGGCTGGCGCGGGGGCCTGGTGGTATTTTTATCTGTGCCGGTAACCTTTGCGCTTACGCTGTTTGCATATTACTTTATGCATTACACGCTTAACCGCATCACGCTTTTTGCCTTAGTATTTATCACAGGTATTGTGGTTGATGATTCGATCATTATTGCCGAAAATATGCACCGGCACTTTAAAATGAAAAAATTGCCCCCGCTACAGGCCGCAATTTATGCTATTAACGAAGTTGGTAACCCAACCATCCTGGCTACTTTTACCGTTATAGCGGCAGTTTTGCCAATGGCCTTTGTATCGGGGATGATGGGGCCTTATATGAGCCCGATGCCAATAGGCGCATCCATTGCCATGATTTTATCACTGGTTGTTGCGCTTACCTTAACCCCCTATCTGGGTTATATATTTTTGCGCGAGAAAGAAAACCGCGGTATAGCTCACCAGAAAAGTAAACCGAAGCTGCTGGAAGAAACACGTATTTACAAGTTATACCGCTCATCTATTCAGCCCTTACTCGAAAGCAGATGGAAACGCTGGGCATTTATCCTGGGCACCGTGGTAATCCTCTTCGGTTCACTATCTATGTTCTATACCAAAGCGGTTGCGGTTAAAATGCTGCCCTTTGATAACAAAAATGAATTTCAGGTGGTGATTGATATGCCGGAGGGAACCACGCTGGAAAAAACGCAGGCCGTAGCGAAAGACATCGGCTCTTATATTTCCGGGCAGGCATTGGTAAGAAATTACGAAACCTATATTGGTACTTCGGCACCTATTAGCTTCAACGGGCTGGTTCGGCATTACGATTTAAGGCGGGGCGACAATGTTGCCGATATACAGGTGAACCTTGTTGATAAAAAAGACCGCAGCATCCAAAGTCATGGTATAGCAAAGCAAATGCGGGCCCCTATACAAGCCATCGCCAAAAAATATAATGCCAATGTAAAGATAGTGGAAGTTCCGCCTGGGCCTCCGGTATTGTCAACCCTGGTGGCTGAGGTTTACGGACCGGACTATAAGCAAAAGATCAATGTGGCAAGGCAAGTGAAAAGCTTGATAAATAAAACAGCAGATGTGGTAGATGTGGACTGGACGGTAGAAGATGACCAGCCGGAATATCACATCGAAGTAGATAAAGAGAAAGCAATGCGTTATGGTATAGCTACCGCGCAGATAGCGGCAACTGTTAACGCCGCCCTGTCGGGCATGCCTGCAGGCAATATTGCCCAACCCGCCGCCTATAGTCAAACGGCCATTAAGCTGCAATTGAGCGATGCGGATAAAAGTAGCATAGATGATGTGCTGAGCCTGAAAGTGATGGGTATGCAGGGTAATGCTGTGCCGGTAAAGGATTTGGTTACCATAAGGCGGCAAATCAAACCCAAAAGCATTTACCGCAAAAACCAAAAGGAAGTGGTTTATGTGCTGGGCGATATGGCAGGTGAGCTGGAAAGCCCTTCGTATGCCATTTCAGATGTATCAGACCATTTAAAAGCCGTTACCGTTCCGAAAGGCTTTTCATTAAAGGAAGAATATACCCATCAGCCTGAGCTGGAGGATAATTATAGCCTGAAATGGGATGGCGAATGGCAAATCACTTTTGAGGTTTTTCGCGATCTTGGCATCGCCTTCGCTGTCGTCATCATCATGATCTATATCTTGATTGTAGGTTGGTTTCAAAATTTTACCGTGCCGCTGGTGATGCTTGCCGCTATACCATTATCCTTAATTGGGATTGTGTTAGGTCACTGGGTATTACATGCTTATTTTACAGCCACTTCCATGATCGGTTTTATTGCCTTGGCAGGTGTGATGGTGCGTAACTCTATCCTACTGATCGACTTTATCAATATCAGGCTCACAGAAGGTATTCCGCTAAAGCAGGCAATTATTGAAGCCGGTGCGGTACGTACCACCCCTATTTTGTTAACAGCGGGCGCGGTTGCTTTGGGTGCGGTAATTATTTTATTTGATCCTATTTTTCAGGGCCTTGCCATCTCGCTGATGGGGGGAACCATTACTTCAACCTTTCTTACACTTATTGTAGTGCCTTTATTGTATTTTAAGATGATGCGCAAAACCGAATAA
- a CDS encoding serine hydrolase domain-containing protein: MKRSFLFLMIYSFAMSGTATARQQLTDTTDLMSRMTRKIVQNDYAGIHSLLIAKGGKLVYQRYFNGYLADSLHDSRSSFKSATSLLLGIAIDKGLIKSVNEKVYTFFPDDKAFAADPLKSTMTIKDLLEMRSGLDCDEWNDEKDCETAMAATDDWLKFALNLPMKHAPGKVWAYTSCCPMIVGGIISKVSGMPVMDFAKKYLFQPMGISKYRWTVDPAGQGMTGGSFYILPSDMVKLGEMVLHDGQYHGKQIIAAKWLKESTTGTIPIPDFSFVKLSRTPVAKPQQTHYGYYWYNELIKIKDDAVPVVFASGNGGQYIIIIKKLDLVVVFTQGNFGSWKAKRAFDLLAQYIIPTFQHKQQVNKGSVNKK, encoded by the coding sequence ATGAAACGATCTTTCCTGTTTTTGATGATCTATTCCTTTGCGATGTCGGGTACGGCTACTGCCAGGCAACAGTTAACCGATACAACAGATTTGATGAGCCGGATGACGAGAAAAATCGTTCAGAATGACTATGCCGGTATCCATAGCTTACTTATTGCCAAAGGTGGAAAATTGGTTTACCAACGCTATTTTAACGGATATTTGGCCGACTCGCTTCATGATAGCCGGTCGTCTTTCAAGTCGGCTACCAGCTTATTGTTAGGTATCGCTATCGATAAGGGCTTAATCAAAAGCGTTAACGAGAAAGTATATACCTTTTTTCCGGATGACAAAGCCTTTGCTGCTGACCCGCTGAAAAGTACAATGACCATCAAAGACCTGCTCGAAATGCGGTCGGGCTTAGACTGCGATGAATGGAACGATGAAAAGGATTGCGAAACAGCCATGGCCGCAACAGATGATTGGCTAAAGTTCGCGCTTAATCTTCCCATGAAACATGCGCCGGGAAAGGTGTGGGCCTACACTTCCTGCTGCCCGATGATTGTGGGCGGTATCATCAGCAAAGTTTCGGGTATGCCGGTGATGGATTTTGCTAAAAAGTATTTGTTCCAGCCGATGGGGATCAGTAAATACCGGTGGACTGTTGACCCCGCAGGGCAGGGCATGACGGGCGGCTCTTTCTATATCCTGCCTTCGGACATGGTTAAGCTTGGCGAAATGGTACTCCATGACGGACAATACCACGGTAAACAAATTATTGCTGCAAAATGGTTAAAGGAATCAACTACCGGCACGATCCCTATACCTGATTTTTCTTTTGTCAAACTGAGCCGTACCCCGGTTGCTAAGCCCCAACAAACCCACTACGGCTATTACTGGTATAACGAATTGATTAAGATTAAGGATGATGCAGTCCCGGTTGTTTTTGCTTCGGGCAATGGGGGGCAATACATCATCATCATTAAAAAGCTCGACCTGGTAGTTGTTTTTACCCAAGGAAACTTTGGAAGCTGGAAAGCCAAAAGGGCATTTGATCTGCTCGCGCAATATATCATTCCAACCTTCCAACATAAACAACAGGTGAACAAAGGTTCTGTGAATAAGAAATGA
- a CDS encoding IS4 family transposase, whose translation MSSELFEPTVLDGLARKTEAIQRKRKVGGKELLDMALFDGDQSFNGMSMQLMRRDGLDISKQALHQRHHSNMTKFVQAVFEQLIAVELPQEQTQGLEIRIKDSTRFALPEVIAETFPGTKGSGMKAGASVQFEFEIKSGKSDIKVTPANANDQGESHLDKASIQPGVLYMRDLGYTHLSYMNNINKVKAFFINKLCPKTTIYLLKDDQYQKLELSKLQGITGVFDQQVYIGADKMPVRIIIEPVSEELKARRIANTEKYNKKKGSTTSKGFKERAGFNFIVTNLVSEKYSAELIQKLYHLRWQIELVFKAWKSFLKIHTFPKGSSDRITSILYSKLIWAVLSWKICMAIGKIGQISVLKVHRLIASTKEELRAQLLGICSKWLALLEKLNLKHLSKEHRKHRLKIEEIVISI comes from the coding sequence ATGAGTTCGGAACTATTTGAACCAACGGTGTTAGATGGCCTGGCCCGTAAAACAGAGGCTATACAACGCAAACGAAAAGTGGGAGGCAAGGAACTATTGGATATGGCGTTATTTGATGGAGATCAATCGTTTAACGGCATGAGTATGCAGTTAATGCGGAGGGATGGGCTTGATATTTCGAAGCAGGCATTGCATCAAAGACATCACAGCAATATGACAAAGTTTGTACAAGCCGTTTTTGAGCAATTAATAGCAGTTGAGTTACCGCAAGAGCAAACACAGGGCTTGGAGATCCGTATCAAAGATTCTACCCGTTTCGCGTTGCCGGAAGTTATTGCAGAGACATTCCCCGGAACAAAAGGAAGTGGGATGAAAGCGGGAGCATCTGTACAATTTGAATTTGAAATCAAAAGTGGTAAAAGCGATATCAAAGTAACTCCGGCCAACGCAAATGACCAGGGTGAGAGTCATCTGGACAAGGCATCAATTCAGCCGGGGGTATTATATATGAGAGATCTGGGTTACACTCACTTGAGTTATATGAACAATATTAACAAAGTCAAAGCTTTCTTTATTAATAAATTATGTCCGAAAACAACGATTTATCTATTAAAGGACGACCAATACCAAAAGTTAGAGTTGTCGAAACTACAAGGCATAACCGGCGTATTTGATCAACAGGTATATATCGGAGCTGATAAGATGCCGGTAAGGATAATAATAGAACCGGTAAGTGAAGAGCTCAAGGCAAGGCGGATAGCCAATACTGAAAAGTACAATAAAAAGAAAGGCAGTACCACCAGTAAGGGATTCAAAGAGCGGGCAGGGTTTAACTTTATTGTTACCAACCTGGTGAGCGAAAAATATAGCGCTGAATTGATCCAAAAGTTATATCACCTGCGATGGCAGATAGAATTGGTTTTTAAAGCATGGAAGTCGTTTTTAAAGATACACACGTTCCCCAAAGGAAGTTCGGATCGTATAACCAGTATATTATACAGTAAGTTGATCTGGGCAGTTTTGAGTTGGAAAATATGCATGGCTATCGGTAAGATAGGTCAAATTAGTGTTTTAAAGGTGCATCGACTAATCGCTTCTACGAAAGAAGAATTGCGAGCGCAGCTTTTAGGGATATGCTCAAAGTGGTTAGCTCTGTTGGAGAAATTAAACTTAAAGCACCTTTCAAAAGAGCACAGAAAACATAGGTTAAAAATAGAAGAAATTGTAATAAGTATTTGA
- a CDS encoding rhodanese-like domain-containing protein, which translates to MEILKRIFGLGNQIDLAAIITKDTHLVDVRTPAEFAGGHVKGSVNIPLDQLQKRLSEFKNKKSIVVFCQSGNRSQQAKTILEKNNIPNVTNGGSWTTVKQFVK; encoded by the coding sequence ATGGAAATTCTCAAACGAATATTTGGCTTAGGCAATCAGATTGACCTGGCCGCAATAATTACGAAAGATACACATCTGGTAGATGTACGCACACCGGCAGAATTTGCTGGCGGACATGTTAAAGGTTCTGTTAATATCCCCTTAGACCAGTTGCAAAAACGGCTTTCTGAATTTAAAAACAAGAAAAGTATTGTTGTTTTTTGCCAGAGCGGTAACAGAAGCCAACAGGCAAAAACCATTTTAGAAAAAAACAACATTCCCAATGTGACTAATGGCGGGAGTTGGACTACCGTTAAGCAATTTGTTAAATAA
- a CDS encoding Crp/Fnr family transcriptional regulator, with product MENIDIFGSVFEPALVKEIHQFGELLSFKEGDVIMDYGKYIRMMPMVIKGTLKVLRKEETGKEILLYYLSSNESCSMAYSCRLEAKKSEVKAIAEEDVELIAIPHAKLDEWLCKYPSWKNYIMRSFNLRFLELLKSIESIAFHKLDSRLIAYLKEKQRLSGSSVIRASHYLIADELATSRA from the coding sequence ATGGAAAATATTGACATTTTTGGTTCTGTTTTCGAGCCGGCTTTAGTTAAAGAGATTCACCAATTTGGCGAACTCCTGTCGTTTAAGGAAGGCGACGTCATTATGGACTATGGCAAATATATCCGTATGATGCCGATGGTGATTAAGGGGACATTGAAAGTGTTAAGAAAAGAAGAAACAGGTAAGGAGATTCTTTTATACTATCTTTCAAGTAATGAAAGTTGTTCCATGGCCTACAGTTGCCGCCTCGAGGCAAAGAAAAGTGAAGTAAAAGCGATAGCGGAAGAAGATGTCGAATTGATCGCTATTCCGCATGCTAAACTGGATGAATGGCTTTGCAAATATCCAAGTTGGAAAAACTACATTATGCGTAGCTTTAACTTACGGTTTCTGGAACTGTTAAAATCAATTGAAAGTATAGCTTTCCATAAGCTTGATAGCCGTTTAATAGCTTACCTTAAAGAGAAACAACGCCTCTCCGGCTCAAGCGTAATCAGGGCGTCGCACTACTTAATAGCCGATGAGCTTGCCACCTCCAGGGCATAG
- a CDS encoding SGNH/GDSL hydrolase family protein: MNDMTRPLYIIILWLVTLSGCVQVDAQKIVSFKDDNIRYMGRIAYQNDAAQLFWSGTSMQINFKGTEAKVSLKDERGDNFFNVIIDGKIVVLHPDAEKRTYTLATGLSNGPHSLSIFKRTEWADGTTLFFGFEFNTGAEILAPPAVKKRKIEFYGDSITSGYGIEDFDGGNNSYLPPYKNNYLTYAALTARHFDAQFSCISKSGIGITVGYTPVTMPELYNRLNPNDPNSLWDFSKFKPDVVVINLFQNDASLMRQSERPEFKARFGDTPPNDEFIIQAYHKFLLTLRSKYPGTRIICVLGSMDAVKDALPWKGYVEKAVARTNDKLITTHFFAYKNTQGHPSVEENKVMADDLIAYIDSHIKW, translated from the coding sequence ATGAATGATATGACACGTCCGCTTTACATCATTATCTTATGGCTTGTTACCTTATCAGGATGCGTACAGGTTGATGCTCAAAAAATTGTTAGCTTTAAGGATGACAACATCCGGTACATGGGCCGGATAGCTTATCAAAACGATGCCGCGCAACTTTTTTGGTCGGGCACGTCGATGCAAATCAATTTTAAAGGGACAGAAGCCAAAGTATCTTTAAAAGATGAGCGTGGCGATAATTTTTTCAATGTGATTATTGATGGTAAAATTGTTGTGCTACATCCCGATGCCGAAAAGAGGACCTATACATTGGCTACCGGCCTAAGCAACGGGCCGCATAGCTTAAGCATATTTAAACGTACAGAATGGGCCGATGGAACTACTTTGTTTTTTGGCTTTGAGTTTAACACCGGTGCCGAAATACTGGCCCCACCTGCGGTTAAAAAACGTAAAATAGAATTTTATGGGGATTCCATTACCTCCGGTTATGGTATTGAGGATTTTGATGGAGGCAATAATTCATACCTGCCACCTTATAAAAACAATTACCTGACCTATGCTGCGCTTACAGCCCGGCATTTTGACGCCCAATTTTCATGTATCAGCAAAAGCGGAATAGGTATTACAGTGGGTTATACCCCCGTAACTATGCCGGAGTTATATAATCGCTTAAACCCTAACGACCCGAATAGCTTGTGGGATTTTTCGAAGTTTAAACCGGATGTAGTTGTAATTAACCTTTTTCAGAACGATGCCAGTTTAATGCGGCAAAGTGAAAGGCCAGAATTTAAAGCCCGCTTTGGTGATACACCTCCTAACGATGAGTTTATTATCCAGGCTTATCACAAATTTTTACTAACACTCAGAAGCAAATATCCCGGCACGCGCATTATCTGTGTATTAGGTAGTATGGATGCTGTTAAAGATGCCCTGCCCTGGAAAGGCTACGTTGAAAAAGCAGTAGCCCGTACCAACGATAAATTGATTACCACCCATTTTTTTGCCTACAAAAATACGCAGGGACACCCCAGTGTAGAAGAAAATAAAGTAATGGCTGACGACTTGATTGCTTACATTGACAGCCATATCAAATGGTAG
- a CDS encoding YgaP family membrane protein — MKERVVRAVAGTLVLTSITLAYAVNINWLWLGVFVGVNLLQSSFTRFCPLELILDFFGVANTSNSSAQ; from the coding sequence ATGAAAGAAAGAGTTGTGCGTGCCGTTGCCGGCACCCTGGTTTTAACCAGTATAACACTGGCTTATGCTGTAAATATCAACTGGCTTTGGCTGGGTGTATTTGTAGGCGTAAATTTATTGCAATCGTCGTTTACCAGGTTTTGCCCCCTGGAACTGATTCTTGATTTTTTTGGCGTTGCAAATACCTCAAATAGCTCTGCTCAATAA
- a CDS encoding efflux RND transporter periplasmic adaptor subunit: MRLTIHPNSAMPLFTGICLMIMGSCSSNHHKDKQAVADTAVVVTVSQPATDLKKGLSVSGVIEAVQSANISTRVMGYITSIKVNVGDRVSKGQLLLTISNDDILAKGAQADAMIAEANAGFINAQKDFDRFNALYKQQSASAKELDNVTLQYKSAKARLDAAKQARNEVNATLSYTNLTAPFAGLVTQKMIDAGSMANPGMPLLTIEQSGSYQVSVSVPESEIGLITEGTPATVTISAAHQVINGKITQIGKSSQNSGGQYIIKIHIPDYQKQGLFAGMYANVAIPLKQAVKAADTDGLVMVPVSAIEYKNQLTGLYTISSNHTALLRWVRLGKTSANEVEVLSGLAANEPFIVSAEGKLYDGVAVKIK, from the coding sequence ATGAGATTAACTATCCATCCCAACAGTGCCATGCCATTATTCACCGGTATATGTTTAATGATCATGGGTTCCTGTTCTTCCAATCATCATAAAGATAAGCAAGCTGTTGCCGATACCGCAGTAGTAGTTACCGTGAGCCAGCCCGCTACCGATTTAAAAAAAGGGCTGAGTGTAAGCGGGGTTATCGAAGCGGTGCAATCGGCCAATATCAGTACTCGGGTAATGGGCTACATTACCAGCATCAAAGTTAACGTGGGTGACAGGGTGAGTAAAGGACAATTACTGCTGACAATTAGTAATGATGATATTTTGGCTAAAGGGGCCCAGGCAGATGCGATGATAGCGGAAGCCAATGCCGGATTTATTAACGCCCAGAAAGATTTTGACCGCTTTAACGCTTTGTACAAACAGCAAAGCGCATCGGCAAAGGAACTGGATAATGTTACGCTACAATATAAGTCGGCCAAAGCGAGACTGGATGCTGCCAAACAGGCCCGCAACGAGGTGAATGCTACGCTAAGTTATACCAATTTAACTGCACCCTTTGCCGGATTGGTTACCCAAAAAATGATTGACGCGGGCAGCATGGCTAATCCCGGAATGCCGCTATTGACTATTGAACAAAGCGGCAGTTACCAGGTAAGCGTATCCGTGCCCGAAAGCGAGATCGGTTTGATTACTGAAGGTACACCGGCAACCGTCACCATCAGCGCGGCTCATCAGGTTATTAACGGAAAAATAACACAGATCGGTAAATCGTCTCAAAACAGCGGCGGGCAGTACATCATCAAAATACATATTCCCGATTACCAAAAACAAGGTTTGTTTGCCGGGATGTACGCCAATGTGGCTATACCGTTAAAGCAGGCCGTAAAGGCTGCTGATACAGATGGGCTGGTTATGGTACCGGTGTCGGCTATTGAATATAAAAATCAGTTAACGGGCTTGTATACCATAAGCAGTAACCATACCGCTTTGCTGCGTTGGGTACGGTTGGGTAAAACCAGCGCAAACGAAGTAGAAGTATTAAGTGGGCTGGCAGCAAACGAGCCATTTATTGTGAGCGCCGAAGGAAAGTTATATGATGGTGTAGCGGTAAAAATAAAATAA
- a CDS encoding TolC family protein has product MISSKYWIKVVTALLAGTHVLTTPVLAQDSTRTLTLNDAIQSMLKNNKSVQLSKLDVNIATAKYRQTDAVFLPQADLSYTAMGTNNPLSAFGFKLEQRRILQSDFNPDLLNHPSTTPDLMAKLEVQQPLLNIDMLYMRKGAQKQTEVYQYKVQRTEEYITFEVQKAYLQLQLAYQAVKVLTEARQTANAVYVFADNHFKQGLIQKSDLLNAQVNVTTVESNLAKAKSSIGNASDYLGFLMGVPAGIIYQVVDDPGTTPLTVDSARQTFATRSDFMAMEKAIEASGLMIKSSQMTYLPKLNAFGNYQYNNSNLTGLGAGAYLFGVQLSWKVFNGNKTRHVVEEQKLERDKLAAQLVQQKEEGEVELNKAYRDLADARFEIAQAQASVQQSSEALRILQNRYLQGLVNTTDILTAGAQLSQIKFLLAQAQFTANVTRAYIQLLTSTTTK; this is encoded by the coding sequence ATGATCAGTTCTAAATATTGGATAAAGGTTGTTACCGCGTTACTGGCGGGTACGCATGTATTGACTACGCCGGTTTTGGCCCAGGACAGCACCAGAACCCTGACGCTAAATGATGCCATACAAAGCATGTTAAAAAACAACAAAAGCGTTCAGCTTTCCAAACTGGACGTAAACATAGCCACGGCTAAATATCGGCAAACAGATGCCGTATTTTTGCCGCAGGCCGACCTCTCTTATACCGCCATGGGTACCAATAACCCGCTCAGTGCCTTCGGGTTTAAGCTGGAGCAACGGAGGATATTGCAAAGCGACTTTAATCCCGACCTTTTAAATCACCCGTCAACAACGCCCGATTTAATGGCTAAACTGGAAGTACAGCAGCCATTGCTCAATATCGATATGCTGTATATGCGTAAGGGCGCCCAAAAACAAACAGAAGTTTACCAGTATAAAGTACAACGTACCGAGGAGTACATAACTTTCGAGGTGCAAAAAGCCTACCTGCAATTACAACTGGCCTACCAGGCGGTAAAGGTGTTAACAGAAGCAAGGCAAACCGCCAATGCAGTTTACGTATTTGCGGATAATCATTTTAAGCAGGGGTTGATACAAAAGTCGGACCTGTTAAATGCCCAGGTAAACGTTACTACGGTAGAGAGCAACCTGGCAAAGGCAAAAAGCAGTATCGGTAATGCGTCAGATTACCTGGGCTTTTTGATGGGGGTGCCCGCAGGCATTATTTACCAGGTTGTTGATGATCCAGGTACAACGCCGTTAACAGTAGATTCTGCCCGGCAAACATTTGCTACCCGGTCTGATTTTATGGCGATGGAAAAGGCCATTGAGGCATCGGGATTAATGATCAAGTCGAGCCAGATGACTTACCTGCCCAAACTGAACGCCTTTGGCAATTACCAGTATAACAATAGTAATTTAACTGGTTTGGGTGCTGGCGCTTACCTGTTTGGTGTACAATTGTCATGGAAGGTTTTTAACGGCAACAAAACCAGGCATGTGGTAGAGGAACAAAAACTGGAACGAGACAAACTGGCCGCCCAGTTGGTGCAGCAAAAAGAAGAGGGGGAGGTGGAGTTGAACAAGGCCTATCGCGACCTTGCAGACGCTCGTTTTGAAATTGCCCAGGCCCAGGCATCCGTACAACAATCATCAGAAGCCTTAAGGATACTGCAAAACCGTTACCTGCAAGGCCTGGTTAACACTACCGATATATTAACAGCCGGTGCGCAGTTATCCCAAATCAAATTTTTACTCGCCCAGGCGCAGTTTACCGCTAATGTAACCAGGGCTTATATTCAACTATTAACATCAACTACTACTAAATAA
- a CDS encoding DUF6660 family protein has translation MKYLAIIISLYMTLLSLLPCQDSEDMMAGVTQVTVRQVTVRQNRECNQHESRESCPPFCTCACCSTVRHVSSPCVISLPIITLISVYPAYRIPAVLKQPIAIWQPPQIA, from the coding sequence GTGAAATATCTTGCCATCATCATCAGTTTGTATATGACCTTGCTGTCCTTGCTCCCCTGCCAGGACAGTGAAGATATGATGGCCGGTGTTACGCAAGTAACCGTTAGGCAAGTAACCGTTAGGCAAAACCGGGAATGCAATCAACATGAAAGCCGGGAAAGCTGCCCGCCCTTTTGTACCTGCGCCTGCTGCTCAACGGTAAGGCACGTCAGTTCGCCTTGCGTTATTTCGCTCCCCATCATCACGTTAATAAGCGTTTATCCTGCTTACCGCATTCCTGCCGTACTGAAACAGCCTATCGCTATCTGGCAACCTCCTCAAATAGCATAA